One part of the Pecten maximus chromosome 1, xPecMax1.1, whole genome shotgun sequence genome encodes these proteins:
- the LOC117335126 gene encoding folliculin-interacting protein 2-like isoform X3: MALLQKILPSKNRCSAFERWTSSDTNTEWKTPKFDPDQIRLVIYADNERDRTLLFDSKAVKRNVEPQPKCYHGLRKFVTPKTKLCGPSEQICGGRQSSKFHFTKPGSDVQSLEEIMFGSVGMAYTGSSLKVHLTKSPPQMMLTKVFVPEATKRESLGSELDSDSLSLQSHSDPSEPKPISCSDRNGSYLAESVPMDVPLPSHSKRANFDIIDEDSGLASLTSSGSFHTPFPSPGSNASNSYNSLHRRWMRVQYTSLESGLKKRDSQDNLVAHEQSFSSCTTSSTSKKQSKIALGILFGLEEDKDCQGVNRCFENFFFSHITLFEGHLDKLKAGVSHAYYNRKKFVHIVMEALDNFRRDVQDLYTTPRLSEPVWLNMMSHSSYRYSICEKFMKQFMFLVSKYDNKNTNFFMSTLVTAVLTHHLAWVPTVTPAGGTSIRTYLHNHTPNWVDTFAKTHPYNPLWAQLGDLYGAIGFPLKVARTVVVGKKAHIVKKILYILTYFIRCSDVHENDELGSLKSCLDDLSFEMESLSDKQDITPILEKQPDAFFPVKEEHSGSWMKEGETNISKEKEETTQSSCKTSDKSHGRSHRDMLECSGEGEKKVSKCSCDGKVCQNPCDKLKLLCSPKGCVRQISVEKELRRISKEYEDIIPKTIKSVHDNDLHFHLPDDSSLTDEGYHSILPPDHGYSSLPRPCSLSVSQIVEAVPVENVKNVSRSVEILNSDLIEIPTPNPAKPQAFSPSNSCTVSRLTQKLLEEKESVSKKDWTDLPTAKVTDIRTRYLKEGSNSMFDEYFTDPSIETKTIDNLDAKDRIISYPLVKSESIRSSTDSIIKELAGCANSPTAELQGTHENRLGSFGGGIRPRISSFSRQYSTDRNHISGRPTSLAPGRCRSVTPTELSRRRHLSSTSSYDIDLSDPTSGCKELDMPNFSGELSSSSIKVFDRNFGRSLMAGYSDHYLSDFVLHGTSENSFHEKLRSDLEVAVQHSVLDEPIGEAVCIIADTDQWCVNVASSRDVDKPFEPLTKPVIASQLVCNLMEGVLQLCKLKMSSEFCLMHLEDRLQEIFFKSKMLAEYLKDVKKCNIKELTQLLGFEPGDLPLLVAIAGTHSPHLSLGVI; the protein is encoded by the exons ATGGCACTGCTACAGAAGATATTACCTAGTAAAAACAGATGTAGCGCCTTTGAACGATGGACTTCGTCAGACACGAACACAGA GTGGAAGACACCAAAATTTGACCCAGACCAGATTCGTTTGGTGATTTATGCAGATAATGAAAGAGATAGAACCTTACTATTTGACTCGAAGGCTGTCAAAAGGAATGTTGAGCCTCAG CCGAAATGTTATCATGGGCTGAGAAAATTTGTCACACCAAAAACAAAGTTATGTGGACCCAGCGAACAGATATGTGGAGGAAGACAGTCATCCAAGTTCCAT TTCACAAAGCCAGGATCAGATGTGCAGAGCTTGGAGGAGATCATGTTTGGCAGTGTCGGAATGGCATATACAGGGTCCTCCCTCAAAGTCCATTTGACTAA GTCTCCTCCCCAAATGATGCTGACTAAAGTATTTGTACCTGAAGCAACCAAAAGAGAATCACTGGGAAG TGAACTAGATTCGGATTCACTCAGCCTACAAAGCCATTCTGATCCTTCTGAACCTAAACCTATATCCTGTTCTGATAGAAATGGAAGTTACCTAG CCGAAAGTGTTCCCATGGATGTTCCCTTGCCCTCTCATTCCAAACGAGCCAACTTTGATATCATAGATGAAGACAGCGGTTTGGCATCAT tAACCTCAAGTGGTAGTTTCCATACCCCATTCCCTTCTCCTGGAAGCAACGCAAGCAACAGCTATAATAGCCTGCATCGTCGGTGGATGAGGGTTCAGTATACTTCCCTAGAGAGTGGGCTAAAGAAACGAGACTCACAGGACAATTTAGTGGCACATGAG cAGAGTTTCTCATCTTGTACAACATCTTCAACAAGCAAGAAACAGTCAAAAATTGCCTTGGGGATCTTGTTTGGACTGGAAGAAGACAAGGATTGTCAGGGAGTCAAcag GTGTTTTGAGAATTTCTTCTTCTCACACATTACACTGTTTGAGGGCCACCTGGACAAACTGAAAGCTGGGGTGAGCCATGCCTACTACAACAGAAAGAAGTTTGTCCACATTGTCATGGAG GCTTTGGACAACTTTCGGAGAGATGTTCAGGACTTGTACACAACACCACGCCTGTCTGAACCTGTGTGGCTCAACATGATGTCTCACAGCAGCTACAGATATTCCATATGTGAAAAGTTCATGAAGCAGTTTATGTTCCTTGTCTCTAAATATGACAATAAGAACACCAATTT TTTTATGAGTACACTGGTAACAGCAGTTCTCACTCATCACCTGGCGTGGGTTCCGACAGTTACACCGGCAGGTGGTACATCAATCAGGACTTACCTACACAACCACACACCAAACTGG GTGGACACATTTGCTAAAACTCATCCCTACAATCCTCTGTGGGCTCAACTTGG TGATCTGTATGGAGCTATTGGATTCCCTCTGAAGGTGGCAAGGACTGTGGTGGTGGGGAAGAAAGCTCACATCGTGAAAAAAATACTGTACATTCTCACATATTTCATCCGATGCAGTGACGTTCATGAAAACGATGAGTTAGGATCTTTAAAATCATGCCTCGATGATCTCAGTTTTGAGATGGAAAGCTTAAGTGATAAACAGGACATTACTCCCATCTTAGAAAAACAACCAGATGCTTTTTTCCCTGTAAAAGAAGAACATTCTGGAAGTTGGATGAAGGAAGGGGAGACAAACATAAgtaaagaaaaagaagaaacaaCTCAGAGCTCATGTAAAACAAGTGATAAAAGTCATGGAAGATCCCATAGAGACATGTTAGAATGTTCGGGGGAGGGAGAAAAGAAAGTGAGCAAATGTTCATGTGATGGAAAGGTGTGTCAGAATCCATGTGATAAATTAAAGTTATTGTGTTCACCAAAAGGATGTGTGCGCCAGATCAGCGTGGAAAAAGAATTGAGGAGGATTAGTAAAGAATATGAAGATATTATTCCAAAGACAATAAAAAGTGTTCACGATAATGACCTCCACTTTCATCTACCCGATGACAGTTCATTGACTGATGAGGGTTACCATTCAATTCTTCCACCAGACCATGGATACTCGTCTCTTCCGAGGCCATGCAGTCTGTCAGTGTCTCAAATAGTGGAGGCTGTGCCAGTGGAAAATGTGAAGAATGTTTCAAGATCTGTCGAGATTCTCAATAGTGACCTGATAGAAATCCCTACCCCTAACCCAGCGAAACCCCAGGCATTTTCCCCGTCCAATTCATGTACTGTGTCAAGACTGACACAAAAACTTTTAGAAGAAAAGGAATCCGTTTCCAAGAAGGATTGGACCGACCTGCCTACTGCCAAAGTGACAGATATTAGGACTAGGTATCTGAAAGAGGGAAGTAATAGCATGTTTGATGAATACTTTACAGATCCCAGTATTGAAACCAAAACCATAGATAATCTAGATGCTAAAGATAGGATTATTAGTTACCCGTTAGTGAAGTCGGAGTCGATCAGGAGTTCTACTGACAGTATTATAAAAGAACTGGCAGGATGTGCTAACAGTCCCACAGCAGAACTACAAGGTACTCATGAGAATCGCCTTGGTTCATTTGGTGGAGGAATCCGTCCTCGTATATCGTCTTTTTCTCggcagtacagtacagacagaaaTCATATATCCGGCCGTCCCACTTCTCTTGCACCTGGAAGATGCAG atCTGTTACTCCCACTGAGCTCAGTAGACGGCGCCACCTATCCTCCACAAGTAGTTATGACATAGATTTATCTGATCCTACATCAGGATGTAAAGAGCTCGATATGCCTAA TTTCAGCGGTGAACtcagcagcagcagcatcaAGGTATTTGACCGTAACTTTGGGCGGTCATTGATGGCAGGCTACTCTGACCATTACCTCTCTGACTTTGTTTTACATGGCACGTCAGAAAACAGCTTTCACGAAAAACTACGTAGTGATTTGGAGGTCGCTGTTCAG caTTCTGTGTTGGACGAACCTATTGGTGAAGCAGTTTGTATCATAGCTGATACTGATCAATG GTGTGTCAATGTAGCGAGTAGTAGGGATGTGGACAAGCCCTTTGAACCTCTTACCAAGCCAGTAATAGCGTCTCAGCTTGTGTGCAACCTCATGGAAGGAGTCCTTCAACTTTGTAAACTAAAGATGAGCTCAGAATTT
- the LOC117335126 gene encoding folliculin-interacting protein 2-like isoform X2: MALLQKILPSKNRCSAFERWTSSDTNTEHIQSVWKTPKFDPDQIRLVIYADNERDRTLLFDSKAVKRNVEPQPKCYHGLRKFVTPKTKLCGPSEQICGGRQSSKFHFTKPGSDVQSLEEIMFGSVGMAYTGSSLKVHLTKSPPQMMLTKVFVPEATKRESLGSELDSDSLSLQSHSDPSEPKPISCSDRNGSYLAESVPMDVPLPSHSKRANFDIIDEDSGLASLTSSGSFHTPFPSPGSNASNSYNSLHRRWMRVQYTSLESGLKKRDSQDNLVAHEQSFSSCTTSSTSKKQSKIALGILFGLEEDKDCQGVNRCFENFFFSHITLFEGHLDKLKAGVSHAYYNRKKFVHIVMEALDNFRRDVQDLYTTPRLSEPVWLNMMSHSSYRYSICEKFMKQFMFLVSKYDNKNTNFFMSTLVTAVLTHHLAWVPTVTPAGGTSIRTYLHNHTPNWVDTFAKTHPYNPLWAQLGDLYGAIGFPLKVARTVVVGKKAHIVKKILYILTYFIRCSDVHENDELGSLKSCLDDLSFEMESLSDKQDITPILEKQPDAFFPVKEEHSGSWMKEGETNISKEKEETTQSSCKTSDKSHGRSHRDMLECSGEGEKKVSKCSCDGKVCQNPCDKLKLLCSPKGCVRQISVEKELRRISKEYEDIIPKTIKSVHDNDLHFHLPDDSSLTDEGYHSILPPDHGYSSLPRPCSLSVSQIVEAVPVENVKNVSRSVEILNSDLIEIPTPNPAKPQAFSPSNSCTVSRLTQKLLEEKESVSKKDWTDLPTAKVTDIRTRYLKEGSNSMFDEYFTDPSIETKTIDNLDAKDRIISYPLVKSESIRSSTDSIIKELAGCANSPTAELQGTHENRLGSFGGGIRPRISSFSRQYSTDRNHISGRPTSLAPGRCRSVTPTELSRRRHLSSTSSYDIDLSDPTSGCKELDMPNFSGELSSSSIKVFDRNFGRSLMAGYSDHYLSDFVLHGTSENSFHEKLRSDLEVAVQHSVLDEPIGEAVCIIADTDQWCVNVASSRDVDKPFEPLTKPVIASQLVCNLMEGVLQLCKLKMSSEFCLMHLEDRLQEIFFKSKMLAEYLKDVKKCNIKELTQLLGFEPGDLPLLVAIAGTHSPHLSLGVI, translated from the exons ATGGCACTGCTACAGAAGATATTACCTAGTAAAAACAGATGTAGCGCCTTTGAACGATGGACTTCGTCAGACACGAACACAGA GCATATTCAATCTGT GTGGAAGACACCAAAATTTGACCCAGACCAGATTCGTTTGGTGATTTATGCAGATAATGAAAGAGATAGAACCTTACTATTTGACTCGAAGGCTGTCAAAAGGAATGTTGAGCCTCAG CCGAAATGTTATCATGGGCTGAGAAAATTTGTCACACCAAAAACAAAGTTATGTGGACCCAGCGAACAGATATGTGGAGGAAGACAGTCATCCAAGTTCCAT TTCACAAAGCCAGGATCAGATGTGCAGAGCTTGGAGGAGATCATGTTTGGCAGTGTCGGAATGGCATATACAGGGTCCTCCCTCAAAGTCCATTTGACTAA GTCTCCTCCCCAAATGATGCTGACTAAAGTATTTGTACCTGAAGCAACCAAAAGAGAATCACTGGGAAG TGAACTAGATTCGGATTCACTCAGCCTACAAAGCCATTCTGATCCTTCTGAACCTAAACCTATATCCTGTTCTGATAGAAATGGAAGTTACCTAG CCGAAAGTGTTCCCATGGATGTTCCCTTGCCCTCTCATTCCAAACGAGCCAACTTTGATATCATAGATGAAGACAGCGGTTTGGCATCAT tAACCTCAAGTGGTAGTTTCCATACCCCATTCCCTTCTCCTGGAAGCAACGCAAGCAACAGCTATAATAGCCTGCATCGTCGGTGGATGAGGGTTCAGTATACTTCCCTAGAGAGTGGGCTAAAGAAACGAGACTCACAGGACAATTTAGTGGCACATGAG cAGAGTTTCTCATCTTGTACAACATCTTCAACAAGCAAGAAACAGTCAAAAATTGCCTTGGGGATCTTGTTTGGACTGGAAGAAGACAAGGATTGTCAGGGAGTCAAcag GTGTTTTGAGAATTTCTTCTTCTCACACATTACACTGTTTGAGGGCCACCTGGACAAACTGAAAGCTGGGGTGAGCCATGCCTACTACAACAGAAAGAAGTTTGTCCACATTGTCATGGAG GCTTTGGACAACTTTCGGAGAGATGTTCAGGACTTGTACACAACACCACGCCTGTCTGAACCTGTGTGGCTCAACATGATGTCTCACAGCAGCTACAGATATTCCATATGTGAAAAGTTCATGAAGCAGTTTATGTTCCTTGTCTCTAAATATGACAATAAGAACACCAATTT TTTTATGAGTACACTGGTAACAGCAGTTCTCACTCATCACCTGGCGTGGGTTCCGACAGTTACACCGGCAGGTGGTACATCAATCAGGACTTACCTACACAACCACACACCAAACTGG GTGGACACATTTGCTAAAACTCATCCCTACAATCCTCTGTGGGCTCAACTTGG TGATCTGTATGGAGCTATTGGATTCCCTCTGAAGGTGGCAAGGACTGTGGTGGTGGGGAAGAAAGCTCACATCGTGAAAAAAATACTGTACATTCTCACATATTTCATCCGATGCAGTGACGTTCATGAAAACGATGAGTTAGGATCTTTAAAATCATGCCTCGATGATCTCAGTTTTGAGATGGAAAGCTTAAGTGATAAACAGGACATTACTCCCATCTTAGAAAAACAACCAGATGCTTTTTTCCCTGTAAAAGAAGAACATTCTGGAAGTTGGATGAAGGAAGGGGAGACAAACATAAgtaaagaaaaagaagaaacaaCTCAGAGCTCATGTAAAACAAGTGATAAAAGTCATGGAAGATCCCATAGAGACATGTTAGAATGTTCGGGGGAGGGAGAAAAGAAAGTGAGCAAATGTTCATGTGATGGAAAGGTGTGTCAGAATCCATGTGATAAATTAAAGTTATTGTGTTCACCAAAAGGATGTGTGCGCCAGATCAGCGTGGAAAAAGAATTGAGGAGGATTAGTAAAGAATATGAAGATATTATTCCAAAGACAATAAAAAGTGTTCACGATAATGACCTCCACTTTCATCTACCCGATGACAGTTCATTGACTGATGAGGGTTACCATTCAATTCTTCCACCAGACCATGGATACTCGTCTCTTCCGAGGCCATGCAGTCTGTCAGTGTCTCAAATAGTGGAGGCTGTGCCAGTGGAAAATGTGAAGAATGTTTCAAGATCTGTCGAGATTCTCAATAGTGACCTGATAGAAATCCCTACCCCTAACCCAGCGAAACCCCAGGCATTTTCCCCGTCCAATTCATGTACTGTGTCAAGACTGACACAAAAACTTTTAGAAGAAAAGGAATCCGTTTCCAAGAAGGATTGGACCGACCTGCCTACTGCCAAAGTGACAGATATTAGGACTAGGTATCTGAAAGAGGGAAGTAATAGCATGTTTGATGAATACTTTACAGATCCCAGTATTGAAACCAAAACCATAGATAATCTAGATGCTAAAGATAGGATTATTAGTTACCCGTTAGTGAAGTCGGAGTCGATCAGGAGTTCTACTGACAGTATTATAAAAGAACTGGCAGGATGTGCTAACAGTCCCACAGCAGAACTACAAGGTACTCATGAGAATCGCCTTGGTTCATTTGGTGGAGGAATCCGTCCTCGTATATCGTCTTTTTCTCggcagtacagtacagacagaaaTCATATATCCGGCCGTCCCACTTCTCTTGCACCTGGAAGATGCAG atCTGTTACTCCCACTGAGCTCAGTAGACGGCGCCACCTATCCTCCACAAGTAGTTATGACATAGATTTATCTGATCCTACATCAGGATGTAAAGAGCTCGATATGCCTAA TTTCAGCGGTGAACtcagcagcagcagcatcaAGGTATTTGACCGTAACTTTGGGCGGTCATTGATGGCAGGCTACTCTGACCATTACCTCTCTGACTTTGTTTTACATGGCACGTCAGAAAACAGCTTTCACGAAAAACTACGTAGTGATTTGGAGGTCGCTGTTCAG caTTCTGTGTTGGACGAACCTATTGGTGAAGCAGTTTGTATCATAGCTGATACTGATCAATG GTGTGTCAATGTAGCGAGTAGTAGGGATGTGGACAAGCCCTTTGAACCTCTTACCAAGCCAGTAATAGCGTCTCAGCTTGTGTGCAACCTCATGGAAGGAGTCCTTCAACTTTGTAAACTAAAGATGAGCTCAGAATTT
- the LOC117335126 gene encoding folliculin-interacting protein 2-like isoform X1: MDFVRHEHRVRLYYQPPHQGSTDVYNNHMCFDCQKMWKTPKFDPDQIRLVIYADNERDRTLLFDSKAVKRNVEPQPKCYHGLRKFVTPKTKLCGPSEQICGGRQSSKFHFTKPGSDVQSLEEIMFGSVGMAYTGSSLKVHLTKSPPQMMLTKVFVPEATKRESLGSELDSDSLSLQSHSDPSEPKPISCSDRNGSYLAESVPMDVPLPSHSKRANFDIIDEDSGLASLTSSGSFHTPFPSPGSNASNSYNSLHRRWMRVQYTSLESGLKKRDSQDNLVAHEQSFSSCTTSSTSKKQSKIALGILFGLEEDKDCQGVNRCFENFFFSHITLFEGHLDKLKAGVSHAYYNRKKFVHIVMEALDNFRRDVQDLYTTPRLSEPVWLNMMSHSSYRYSICEKFMKQFMFLVSKYDNKNTNFFMSTLVTAVLTHHLAWVPTVTPAGGTSIRTYLHNHTPNWVDTFAKTHPYNPLWAQLGDLYGAIGFPLKVARTVVVGKKAHIVKKILYILTYFIRCSDVHENDELGSLKSCLDDLSFEMESLSDKQDITPILEKQPDAFFPVKEEHSGSWMKEGETNISKEKEETTQSSCKTSDKSHGRSHRDMLECSGEGEKKVSKCSCDGKVCQNPCDKLKLLCSPKGCVRQISVEKELRRISKEYEDIIPKTIKSVHDNDLHFHLPDDSSLTDEGYHSILPPDHGYSSLPRPCSLSVSQIVEAVPVENVKNVSRSVEILNSDLIEIPTPNPAKPQAFSPSNSCTVSRLTQKLLEEKESVSKKDWTDLPTAKVTDIRTRYLKEGSNSMFDEYFTDPSIETKTIDNLDAKDRIISYPLVKSESIRSSTDSIIKELAGCANSPTAELQGTHENRLGSFGGGIRPRISSFSRQYSTDRNHISGRPTSLAPGRCRSVTPTELSRRRHLSSTSSYDIDLSDPTSGCKELDMPNFSGELSSSSIKVFDRNFGRSLMAGYSDHYLSDFVLHGTSENSFHEKLRSDLEVAVQHSVLDEPIGEAVCIIADTDQWCVNVASSRDVDKPFEPLTKPVIASQLVCNLMEGVLQLCKLKMSSEFCLMHLEDRLQEIFFKSKMLAEYLKDVKKCNIKELTQLLGFEPGDLPLLVAIAGTHSPHLSLGVI, encoded by the exons ATGGACTTCGTCAGACACGAACACAGA gtacGTCTGTACTACCAACCTCCACACCAAGGGTCAACAGATGTGTATAACAATCACATGTGTTTTGATTGTCAAAAAAT GTGGAAGACACCAAAATTTGACCCAGACCAGATTCGTTTGGTGATTTATGCAGATAATGAAAGAGATAGAACCTTACTATTTGACTCGAAGGCTGTCAAAAGGAATGTTGAGCCTCAG CCGAAATGTTATCATGGGCTGAGAAAATTTGTCACACCAAAAACAAAGTTATGTGGACCCAGCGAACAGATATGTGGAGGAAGACAGTCATCCAAGTTCCAT TTCACAAAGCCAGGATCAGATGTGCAGAGCTTGGAGGAGATCATGTTTGGCAGTGTCGGAATGGCATATACAGGGTCCTCCCTCAAAGTCCATTTGACTAA GTCTCCTCCCCAAATGATGCTGACTAAAGTATTTGTACCTGAAGCAACCAAAAGAGAATCACTGGGAAG TGAACTAGATTCGGATTCACTCAGCCTACAAAGCCATTCTGATCCTTCTGAACCTAAACCTATATCCTGTTCTGATAGAAATGGAAGTTACCTAG CCGAAAGTGTTCCCATGGATGTTCCCTTGCCCTCTCATTCCAAACGAGCCAACTTTGATATCATAGATGAAGACAGCGGTTTGGCATCAT tAACCTCAAGTGGTAGTTTCCATACCCCATTCCCTTCTCCTGGAAGCAACGCAAGCAACAGCTATAATAGCCTGCATCGTCGGTGGATGAGGGTTCAGTATACTTCCCTAGAGAGTGGGCTAAAGAAACGAGACTCACAGGACAATTTAGTGGCACATGAG cAGAGTTTCTCATCTTGTACAACATCTTCAACAAGCAAGAAACAGTCAAAAATTGCCTTGGGGATCTTGTTTGGACTGGAAGAAGACAAGGATTGTCAGGGAGTCAAcag GTGTTTTGAGAATTTCTTCTTCTCACACATTACACTGTTTGAGGGCCACCTGGACAAACTGAAAGCTGGGGTGAGCCATGCCTACTACAACAGAAAGAAGTTTGTCCACATTGTCATGGAG GCTTTGGACAACTTTCGGAGAGATGTTCAGGACTTGTACACAACACCACGCCTGTCTGAACCTGTGTGGCTCAACATGATGTCTCACAGCAGCTACAGATATTCCATATGTGAAAAGTTCATGAAGCAGTTTATGTTCCTTGTCTCTAAATATGACAATAAGAACACCAATTT TTTTATGAGTACACTGGTAACAGCAGTTCTCACTCATCACCTGGCGTGGGTTCCGACAGTTACACCGGCAGGTGGTACATCAATCAGGACTTACCTACACAACCACACACCAAACTGG GTGGACACATTTGCTAAAACTCATCCCTACAATCCTCTGTGGGCTCAACTTGG TGATCTGTATGGAGCTATTGGATTCCCTCTGAAGGTGGCAAGGACTGTGGTGGTGGGGAAGAAAGCTCACATCGTGAAAAAAATACTGTACATTCTCACATATTTCATCCGATGCAGTGACGTTCATGAAAACGATGAGTTAGGATCTTTAAAATCATGCCTCGATGATCTCAGTTTTGAGATGGAAAGCTTAAGTGATAAACAGGACATTACTCCCATCTTAGAAAAACAACCAGATGCTTTTTTCCCTGTAAAAGAAGAACATTCTGGAAGTTGGATGAAGGAAGGGGAGACAAACATAAgtaaagaaaaagaagaaacaaCTCAGAGCTCATGTAAAACAAGTGATAAAAGTCATGGAAGATCCCATAGAGACATGTTAGAATGTTCGGGGGAGGGAGAAAAGAAAGTGAGCAAATGTTCATGTGATGGAAAGGTGTGTCAGAATCCATGTGATAAATTAAAGTTATTGTGTTCACCAAAAGGATGTGTGCGCCAGATCAGCGTGGAAAAAGAATTGAGGAGGATTAGTAAAGAATATGAAGATATTATTCCAAAGACAATAAAAAGTGTTCACGATAATGACCTCCACTTTCATCTACCCGATGACAGTTCATTGACTGATGAGGGTTACCATTCAATTCTTCCACCAGACCATGGATACTCGTCTCTTCCGAGGCCATGCAGTCTGTCAGTGTCTCAAATAGTGGAGGCTGTGCCAGTGGAAAATGTGAAGAATGTTTCAAGATCTGTCGAGATTCTCAATAGTGACCTGATAGAAATCCCTACCCCTAACCCAGCGAAACCCCAGGCATTTTCCCCGTCCAATTCATGTACTGTGTCAAGACTGACACAAAAACTTTTAGAAGAAAAGGAATCCGTTTCCAAGAAGGATTGGACCGACCTGCCTACTGCCAAAGTGACAGATATTAGGACTAGGTATCTGAAAGAGGGAAGTAATAGCATGTTTGATGAATACTTTACAGATCCCAGTATTGAAACCAAAACCATAGATAATCTAGATGCTAAAGATAGGATTATTAGTTACCCGTTAGTGAAGTCGGAGTCGATCAGGAGTTCTACTGACAGTATTATAAAAGAACTGGCAGGATGTGCTAACAGTCCCACAGCAGAACTACAAGGTACTCATGAGAATCGCCTTGGTTCATTTGGTGGAGGAATCCGTCCTCGTATATCGTCTTTTTCTCggcagtacagtacagacagaaaTCATATATCCGGCCGTCCCACTTCTCTTGCACCTGGAAGATGCAG atCTGTTACTCCCACTGAGCTCAGTAGACGGCGCCACCTATCCTCCACAAGTAGTTATGACATAGATTTATCTGATCCTACATCAGGATGTAAAGAGCTCGATATGCCTAA TTTCAGCGGTGAACtcagcagcagcagcatcaAGGTATTTGACCGTAACTTTGGGCGGTCATTGATGGCAGGCTACTCTGACCATTACCTCTCTGACTTTGTTTTACATGGCACGTCAGAAAACAGCTTTCACGAAAAACTACGTAGTGATTTGGAGGTCGCTGTTCAG caTTCTGTGTTGGACGAACCTATTGGTGAAGCAGTTTGTATCATAGCTGATACTGATCAATG GTGTGTCAATGTAGCGAGTAGTAGGGATGTGGACAAGCCCTTTGAACCTCTTACCAAGCCAGTAATAGCGTCTCAGCTTGTGTGCAACCTCATGGAAGGAGTCCTTCAACTTTGTAAACTAAAGATGAGCTCAGAATTT